The Alcaligenes aquatilis genome contains the following window.
GATTGGCTTGGGTCTGTTGACCGCCGGTGTGGCCGCCATGCTGGTCTGGGCCTTTAACAAGCCCTTTCTATCGGCCCAAAGCTGGGATCTGCACCTGCCCCTGGTTGGCAATGTGCATACTTCCAGCGCACTGATTTTTGACATCGGCGTGTTCATGCTGGTGATTGGCTCCACCATCCTGATTTTGATCGCGTTGGCTCACCAGTCCCTACGTTTTTATCGCAAACTACCGTCGCTGCAATCCGCCTCGAACGCTTCATCCGGGATGGAGAACAAATAATGGAAATCGTGCTTTCAATTGCGATTGGTGTACTGGCCGGCTCAGGCGTTTGGCTCCTGCTGCGCCCACGTACTTTTCAGGTCATCATGGGACTGGCTTTAGTGTCCTACGCCGTGAACCTGTTCATCTTCAGTATGGGTAGGCTCAAAATCAGCGCCGCTCCCGTTATCAACGCCAGCAAACAGGGGGTGGACTATGCGGACCCCCTGCCCCAAGCTTTGGTGTTGACCGCAATTGTGATTGGCTTTGCCACCACCGCCCTGTTTCTGGTCGTCATTCTGGCCAATCGCGGCCTGAGCGGCACTGACCACGTTGATGGCCGCGAGGAAGACGATCTGTGAGTCTACTCAACCAACACTTGCCCGTATTGCCGGTCGCCATCCCTATGGTGGCTGCGGCCCTGATGGTGATGCTGCGCGACAAGCGCCGTCACTACAAGCTGCTGATCGCCTTTGGCTCCTTATTGGCCCAATTGTTTTGTGCCGTTTATCTATTGTTACTGGCCGATGGCACGCTGGCCCCGATCTGGCCACAATCCGTCGGAGTGTACCTGCTGGGGGATTGGCCGGCCCCCTTCGGAATCGTTCTGGTCGTGGACCGTTTGGCCGCCTTTTTGCTGGTTCTGACCAATGTGCTCGCTTTTTGCTGCTGGTTCTATTCACTGGCCCGTTGGGACCGCGTAGGGGTACATTTCCATTCCCTGTTCCAGTTGCTATTGATGGGTCTGAACGGCGCTTTCCTGACGGGTGACCTGTTCAACCTATTTGTATTTTTCGAGGTTTTGCTGGCAGCATCCTATGGGCTGATGCTGCACGGTTCGGGCGCCGCCCGCGTCAGTGCCGGACTGCACTACATCGCCGTCAACCTGATCTCCTCTTTTCTGCTGCTGATCGCCATCGCCCTGATTTACGGTGTCACTGGCACCTTGAACATGGCCGATTTAGCCCTGCGTGCCGGCTCCCTGCCCGACGCGGACCGCCTGGTGTTCGAGTCAGCCTTGGCCATCCTGGGTATCGCCTTTCTGATCAAAGCCGCCGCCTGGCCTTTGAACTTGTGGCTACCCAATGCCTACGGCAATGCCAGCGCTCCAGTCGCTGCCATGTTCGCCATCATGACCAAGGTTGGTATTTACGCACTGCTGCGCATCGGCTCCTTGCTACTTCCCACCGGAGCCCCGGCCGCCTTTGGCGTGGCCTGGATGTTCCCGGCGGGCATTGCCACTCTCACCTTTGGCGCTATCGGCGTGATGGCCGCACAACAACCCGAACGGCTGGCCAGTTATTGCATCATCGTGTCCTCAGGCACCCTGCTGGCCGCCCTGGGTATGCCAGGAGTCATTCTGACAGGCCCTGCCCTGTATTACATGCTGAGCAGCGTACTGGCTCTGGGTGCGTTTTTTCTGCTGCTGGAGCTGGTCAGCCGCACCAAGCCCTTTGGAGCCGACCTGTTGGCAGTCAGTCAGGAGGTCTTTGATCTGGACGACCCGGAATCCGAAGACCATAGCGATGATGTGGTCGGCGTGGCCATCCCCGGTGTCATGGTATTTCTGGGCATGTCCTTTATTGCCTGCGCCTTGCTGATTGTGGGCCTGCCGCCGCTATCGGGCTTTGTGGCCAAGCTGTCCTTGCTGACGGCCGCCCTGAAAGCCTCGGGTCAGTCGCCAGAGCCGCTTAACGCCTGGATTCTGACAGCCGCTGTGCTGATCTCGGGTGTGGCCGGTTTGATCGCCATGGTGCGTGTGGGAATTCGTCTGTTCTGGAGCAATAGCTCCTTGACGATTCCCCGCCTGAAACTGATCGAAGCCGCCCCCATCGCCAGCATTATTATGGCTTGCGCGATCTTGAGTTGGTATGCCGGCCCCATCACGACTTACCTGGAACAGACGGCGCAACAACTGGATGAACCCCGTATTTACATCGGCTCGGTCTTGCGGCAAAACCCCGTGCGCTCTGTCCAGGCGGAGGGATTCTAATGCGACGCTATACCAAACATCTTTTCCTGCCTTTGCTGCTACTGAGTCTATGGCTGCTGCTGAACGACTCACTCTCGGCCGGTTACGTGGTGCTGGGCCTGTTCCTGGCCATCGCCCTGAGTTTGGCTGCCATTCCCTTTCGTCCAGTTAAAGCCAGTATCCGTCATCCCTTTCTGGCCCTGAAACTCATCTGCCAAGTCACGTGGGACATTGCACTGTCCAATATTGCCGTGGGCCATCTGGTGTTGAAAGGCGGCGATGCGCCCCGACCCGGTTTTTTAGCCATTCCCCTGCGCATGACCGACCCGCACGGTCTGGCAGCGCTGGCCTGCATCATTACCTATACACCAGGTACCGTCTGGTCCGGCTTTGACTATGAAACCCGCGTCCTGACCTTGCATATTCTGGATCTACAAGACGAGCAGGTCTGGTTAGACACTATTCAGAAGCGCTATCAAGAACCGCTACTGGAGATTTTCCAATGATAGACATTGTTTACTGGGCCTGTCAGTTTGCCCTGGGCTGCTTTGTCCTGGGCATGGGCTGCGCCGTCATCCGTCTACTTAAGGGTCCGTCGGCCGCCGACCGCGTACTGGCGCTGGACACCATGTACATCAACGGCATGCTGGCCTTGTTGGCCCTTGGCATCCGCTTTGACTCCACCCTGTATTTTGATATCGCCTTGCTCATTGCCCTGTTTGGTTTTGTAGGTTCGGCAGCGATGGCGAAATTCCTGCTACGCGCCGAGGTAATCGAACCATGACTACACCTTTGTTGCCCTGGTGGCTGGCCGTCCCGGTCGCCCTTTTACTAGTACTGAGCGGCATCGTGGCTCTGGTGGGGTCAGCTGGCCTGCTGCGTTTTAAGCATTTTTACTCTCGCATCCACGCCCCCACTATGGGCAATACATTAGGTACATTCTTTATGGTGCTGGCCGTAGCCATCAGCGCCAGCCACTTGATGAGCCGTCCTATCCTGCACCCGCTCATCCTGAGTGTGCTCTTGATCATTACCTCGCCGGTGACAGCCATTTTTTTGATGCGCGCCGCCATCAAGCGAGAGCATCGCCAGCGTCTAGCCAAATATGGCCCGGATGAACCGGGCTACCTGGACATGCCACATAAAGCGCCTCTACCGAAAGAATTGGCTGAACCGCCAAGCAGCGACAGGACTTGAATCAAGCCATGGGGGTTTAGAAAAGTTTTATTACCCTCACTTGCACCTGCTCCACCTATACTAGTAAGTGTTTACTGCGTATCGGGAATTGCCCCATACGCAGTCGTTTTTGGGGCTTTGCGGCCTGCTACTCATACCTGCTCGTAACAGCGCTCGCCAAGCCGGTGATTCCCTTAGCAAGTCAAGGAGTGAGATCGATGAGTCTACTTACACGCCCATCCCGAATTCTGAAAGCAAGCTTGCTCAGCTTAGGTTTGCTCTCACCCGCTGCCTGGGCTCAAACCCCGTCCCAAGACTACCAACGCGATATCCAACGCTGTGAACAATTCACCGGGGAGCAGCGCACCACTTGCCGTCGCGAAGCTGGTGCCGCTTTGCAAGCCGCGCGTCACCACAAGCTGGGCAAACGCGACCACAATATGGATGCCAATCGCCAGGCGCGTTGCCATCGTCTGCCTGCGGATCGCCAGCAAGACTGCCTGAAAGCCATGACCGGCCAGGACACAACGGTGCGCGGTAGCGTGGAAGGCGGCGGTATTTTGCGCGAGACCACGACGGTGATGCCTGCCCCGTAAGTGCACGATGCACACGGCTATCCTGGCAGGTAGTCAAACAAAAAGAATGGGCCTTGCAAGGCCCATTCTTCATTTCTGCGGGCTGTTTCTTTAGCCCATCTCCAATTTACAACTCCACCTGTATACCCATCTCCACCACACGATTAGGCGGAATCTTGAAAAAGCGGGTACTGCGGCTGGCATTGCGAGCCATGAATGCAAACAAACGCCGGCGCCAGCCCAAATACCAAGGCTGACGCGATTGAATCATCACCGTCTGGCGCGACAGGAAATAGGACGTTTGCATCGGCTCCAGATTCAGCTCTGGGTGCTCCAGGGTGATCTGCTCCAGTAATTGCGGCACATTAGGTTCCTGCTTGAAACCCCAGGAAGCGACCGCCTGCCAACTGCCACGACTGAGACGTTGCAGGGTATAACGCTCTCCAAATGGAACATAAGGGACACCGGCACTCGTCACAGTCAAGAACAAGACCTGCTCGTGCAGAACCTTATTGTGTTTCAGGTTATGCAATAGCGCCGGAGGAACAGAGTCGGGAATCGTACTCATGAATACGGCCGTACCCGGTACGCGGGTAGGCGCGTACTCCTCCAGACTCAGCAAAAATTCTTTCAGCGGCTGCTTGTTTTCCAGCAGGCGCTCGTGCAAAGCAGCCCGCCCCTGACGCCAGGTCAACATCAGGCCCAACAACACAGAGCCCACTAACAAGGGTAGCCAGCCACCCTCCAAAATCTTGAGCGCATTGGCCGAAAACAGGAGCACGTCCAGAATCAGGAAAATACCCAACAACCCCAACCAGGCCCAACGCTTGATTCCGCTGGCGCGGCGCGGCAGCAAAAGCAAGGCCAGCAAGCTGGTCATCAACATCGTCCCTGTTACCGCAAAACCGTACGCATGGGCCAGACGATCCGAGGAGCCAAAGCTCAGAACCAGAATCATCACTGCCACACACAGCAGTAAGTTCACACGCGGCAGATAAATCTGCCCCTCTTCTTTAGCCGACGTGTGTTGAATCACCATGCGTGGCCAGAATCCAAGCTGAACTGCCTGACGGGTAACAGAGAACGCGCCGGAAATCACGGATTGGGACGCAATCACCGTTGCGACCGTGGCCAGCATGACCATCGGTACCAAAGCCCAGTTGGGAGCCAGAAAAAAGAAGGGATTACGAATCGCCGTCGGGTCAGAAATCAGCAAAGCACCTTGACCGAAATAGCACAGGACCAGGCAAGGCATCACGATCATGAACCATGCTTTGCGTATCAATGGACGACCAAAGTGTCCCATATCGGCATACAAGGCCTCGGCACCGGTCAAGGCCAGTACCAGCGCCCCCAGCAGCAAAAAGGTTTGCCAGGGTGCCTCAGCAACAAAGGCCACGGCCCAACGCGGATCCAAAGCCAGCAACACTTGCGGGTGCTCAATAACACGCCACAGCCCCAGCCCACCCAACACCAGAAACCAGGTCAACATAATGGGGCCGAACAGCTTGCCCATGGTTCCCGTACCGCGCGACTGAATCAAGAACAAGGCCAGCAAGACCCCCAGCGCCAGAGGCACTATCCAGGGATCCAGCACATGGGACACCATACCTATGCCCTCCAGCGCAGACATCACAGAAATGGCTGGCGTAATAATACTGTCCCCGTAAAACAAAGCCGCGCCAATCAGCCCCAGCACCACAATGATCTGACGACGCGGCCCTTGAATGCCACGTGCAGCCAACTCCATCAGTGCCAGCGTACCGCCCTCCCCTTTATTATCCAGGCGCAACACTACCGTGACGTACTTGATGGAGACCACCACCGTCAACAGCCAGAACAACAAAGACAACACTCCATAGACCTGTTCGGCGCCGGGCTGTCCATAAGGACTCAGGGCCACTTTCATGGTGTAGAGCGGGCTGGTTCCAATATCGCCATACACTACGCCTAACGCGCCCATTAACAAGGCGGCTTGCGCCGCTTTCTTGGGGTTTTCTGTTGCTGTGTTCAAGGCTTAATTTCCAATCAAAGTATCGTGCCGGGTCAGACGCGCACCAATACGCGGACCGGGAAAAACAATGGTGATGCGAGTACCCGGAAAATCAGGACGACTCATCAAGCTCCACCAGGCGCCATGTGCACGGGCAATTTCCTGCACAATAGCCAAGCCCAAACCAGAGCCCCCCGCCTGCGTGCCAGGGGAACGGTAAAAAGCCTCAAATACGCGCTGCTGCTCGCTGGCCTCGATACCCGGCCCGTGATCCTCCACCGACAAAGAAGGCGGATTACTGGCCACCCGCAAAACAATGCGGTCTGTACCTAGCCCATAGCGCAAGGCGTTATCCATCAAATTCGACAACAGCTCACGCAATAATATGGGGGCAGCATCAATCCAGACCGGCTTTTCAGGCGCCAGCAAATGGATTTCCACACCATGCTGGCGAGCCTGCAAGAACCAGTCACCGCCTTCTTCACGCACCCATTCGCACAAATCCAGACGCACAAAACTGTCCTTGATATTGCTATCTGCATCGGTGCGCGCCAGCACCAGCAACTGCTGACCTAGGCGAATCATGCGGTCCGACACGCTTTTGATGCGCTCGGCTCGTTGGCGAATGTCCTCTGGCAACGGTCGTGCCAGCATCAGCTCAGACTCCAGCTGCAAACCGGTCAAAGGGGTACGCAACTGATGCGCCGCATGACCAATAAAGCGTTTTTGCGCCTGCAGGGTATCACGCTGGCGTTCCAGCAACTCGTTAAAGTGCTCCACCAACGGCACCACTTCGGCGGGCAAAGCACTGGCATCCAGGCGCTCGAAGTCATCATCGGACCGATTGCGGATCTGTTGTGATAAATCATCAATAGAAGCCAGTTGCGAGCGAATCCCCGACAACAACACCCAGGCAATCAGACTGACCAGCAATACTTGGCTAAGCGCCATGGTCCAGAAAATATCGCGCAGCAGCCAATCTTCCAGGCTCATGCGTCGCGTCAGTATCCAGGTAACACTCAAGTCGAGCACCACCAGAATGGAGATCGGGGGAAACAGACGGCCCATCAATTTACGGGCCAAAGAACCGGGGGCAAGAAAGCGCTCCAGCCAGCCTCGCAACAAGGAGGTTTTTACCGCTGGAGAAAGATGCTGATCGGGCATGGTTGACCTAGATTTTCAGACAGCAGGCACGGGCTGCCGTTATGCTCCGGCCACGCTCTCCACATCGAGCAAATAACCAAAGCCGCGCACAGTCTGTATAACCGCCCCGGTGCCCTCCAGGCGCTTGCGCAAGCGATACACGTAGACCTCGACCGCATTGTCGCTGAAATCGGCGTCCCAGGCAGACAGTGAGTTGATAATTTGCTGCTTGGTGACCACACGGCCCGCGCGCATCATCAACATTTCCAGTACGGACAACTCCCGCACCGACAAAGTGACGCGTTGACCCGCACAGCGCAACTCGCGGCCAATGGTATCAAAGCTCAAGGGACCGACATCGATAATAGGCTGTACCTGGCCACTACGCCGACGGCCAAACACACGTACTCGGGCGGCCAGCTCAGACAGGTCAAAGGGCTTGATCAGGTAGTCGTCCGCACCAGCGTCCAGACCACCGACGCGATCATCCACGCCATCACGCGCAGTCAGAATCAGAACGGGAATGGCATTGCCTTGCCGACGCAATTGGCGCAGCACCTCCAGGCCACTGATACCGGGCAAGTTCAAGTCCAGAAGCAGAAGGTCATAGACCTGGGCAGTCAGCTCTTTCAAGGCACTTTCGCCTTCCTGGAGCCAGTCAACAGCGTAGCCCTGGTCGTTGAGAAATTCCTGCAGTGCGGCGCCCAGTATGGCGTCGTCTTCGATAACTAGTACACGCATTCGGGAGATTTTATTACGAAACTGGCCCCTCGCGTTGCAGATGCAAAGCGAGGGGCCAGAAAAAACAACACGAACCAGAACCCGGGATTACGGAGCAGGCGCAGGCTCGGCTTCCTGCTGGGTAGCGGCGCCATCCTTGGCTTGACCGTCTTGACCAGCAGCCTTGGTCGTGGGGCCTGGACGAGTGATGAAACCCAGACGGGTCAGACCGGACGCCTTGGAGCGGCTCATCACCTGGGCCAGTGTTTCATAGCGCGTATCGGTATCAGCACGGATACGCAGTTCAGGCTGAGGCTCATCCTTGGAGTAGGGAGCCAGCGTGGCAGTCAAGTCCTCCATCGCCACAGGCTGCTCATTCACGAAGATCTGCCCTTCAGCGTCAATGGCCAGATCAATCGTCTTGGGATCTTGCTGAACCGGCTCGGATGTGGCCTGGGGCAGCTGAATCTTGATCGAGTGCGACAGCAGCGGAGCGGTGATCAGAAAAATCACCAGCAGAACCAGCATGACGTCAATCAGGGGCACCATATTGATTTCGGACAGCGCAGAGCCCGAATTGCGATTGTCAAAGCTGCCAAAAGCCATGATTAGTGCTCCCGCTTGGCAGCCGCTGCCGCGCTTGATGTCGCACCGCCACCCGAGCTAGGGACGCGGCGCAAAACAGGTTGGTTGTCCTGCACGGGTTGGCCTGTGGTCAGGAATGTAAACAAATCGTGGGCAAAGGCGTCCAGTTGGGACAAGTAAACGCGGTTGGTACGCACAAAGGCGTTGTAGGCCAACACGGCGGGAATCGCCACGGCCAGACCCAGACCCGTCATCACCAGCGCTTCACCCACAGGACCAGCAATCTTGTTCAGGGTCACGCCATCGGACAGACCAATATTGATCAGTGCGTGGTACACCCCCCAGACCGTACCGAACAAACCCACAAACGGGGCGGTGGAACCGACCGAAGCCAGCAGCGTCAGGCCGTTTTCCAATTTGGCGGTTTCTTCGTCCATGACTTTACGCATGATGCGCGAGACAAAGGCATCGGTAGAACCCTTCTCTTCCAGACGCATAGCGCCATATTTCACATGATGTTTTTGAGCGTGGATGGCGTGACTGGCCAAATGGCTGAACGGATCGCGGGCACCGTGAGTGGCGATTTCGTTTTCAACCTGCTCCAGGGAGCTGGCGGACCAGAACTCGCGCATGAAACCTTGCGAGCGACGCTTCAGACGGAAGGACAGTACGCCCTTGACGATGATCAGGTACCAACTGGCAACCGACATCAAGGCCAAGATCACGAACAAGGTCTTGCCAACCACATCACTTTGCTGGATAAAGTGCAGCACCCCGGTCGCTTCCTCAGCAGCAGCAACACTGGCGGCAGCCTGATCGGCAACAGGCCCTGCAACTTGTGCCAGGCTTACCCATACGCTTTGAAATAGTTCCTGCATCATTGATATATCCTAGTAAACAAAGTCGAAAGGAATATCGGCCATGGCACGATAGGCCACACCATTTTCCGTATACGGTTTGAAACGCGCTGTGCGTACCGCCTTCAATGCTGACTCATCCAGACGCTCATAGCCTGAAGAGCTTTGCACCTTGGCCTCCAGCACGGTTCCTTGGGTTGAAATCACTACACGAACCACCACGCGGCCCTGTTCACGACGGCGTTCCGACGCCCTTGGATACACAGGCACAGGACGGCGCCCCAAATAATCCACACGACCGATCAGCTTGGGTCGGTCCCCATCGGTAGAGCGGGCAGCGGTTTGGGAGGTGTTGTCCGTTGCCGGGCCTGCTTGAGCGGCCGGCGCTGCTGGCTGAGCAGGCTGCGGTGTTTCTGCCGGTGGGACCTCAGGCTTGGGCTGTGGCTTGGGCTTGGGTTTCGGCTTGGGTTTTGGTTTGGGCTTGGGCGGCTCGGGAATGGGTGGTTTTTCCACGATAGGCTCTGGCTCAGGCTCCGGCTCAACAACGGGTTCGGGCTCAGGCTCGGGATCGGGTTCCACCTCGGGTTCAGGTTCAGGCTCAGGCTCAGCCACCACCTCCTCAGGGGGGGCGCTGACCTGCTCTTGCTGAACCGGGGACTCCGACACTTCCACCAGGGTCACACCGACAATATCCATCGGGGCGGGCTCGCCCACAATCTTGGGGGTTTCCGTCCACAAGATGGTAGCCACGACACCCACGTGCAATCCCAGTGCTAATGCCAAGCCAGTTGCCTTCAAGGCCAGCATCGAGCGATTATTCTTTTGAGAAGCAATTCCGGTCATAATCCGTTCTACACATTCTGCAACCCGCATGGACCATGACGGGACCGGACAGGATGCCCAGTGAAGTATCGAATCTTAACAGAAACAGGAATGATTCTCAATACTGAATCTCTATAATATTTTCTGCTGACAACCCGCCTCACAAAAACCTTCCAGATACTAACGCAGACAGGCTGCCCTAAGGGCAGCCTGTTTGTGAATAATTTGCAAAAAATCAGGACAAACGCACTTCAGCCTCAGGCTCGATAGGAAAAGCGCTGAACTTGCGCGGCAAGGCCAAGGCCCGTTCACCAGGTCGCAAGCCCAGCTGCGACCAGCGCTGATGATCAAACTCAGCTTCCCAGGCTCGCTCCCCCTCGTTCAAGGCCAACTCAACCCGCACCGTCGCGCCCAGAGGAATAATGCGCTGCACGGCTACGACGATACCCTGACCATCCAATTGACGCTGCAAATCCAGATCGTGCGGACGTACATATCCGACAGCCTCGCCCTGCCCTGTACCCTGACCATTCAAAGCCTGATTGGACTCGAATTGCCCCAACTGAGGATCAGCGACAAAACGTCCGTGCTCGAACTGACCCGGCAAGCGATTCGCTGCCCCCAGAAACTCATACACAAAGGGACTGGCTGGATGATTGTAGACATCCTGCGGAGCACCCTCCTGCTCAACCCGACCTTTGTTCAGCACCACAATACGGTCCGCCACTTCAATGGCCTCTTCCTGATCGTGCGTCACAAACAAGGTGCTGATATGCAGATCATCATGCAGACGACGCAACCAGGAGCGCAACTCTTTGCGCACCTTGGCATCCAAAGCACCAAAGGGCTCGTCCAGCAGCAAGACACCCGGCTCTACGGCCAAGGCACGTGCCAGAGCAATACGCTGTCGTTGGCCACCTGACAAGGCCGCTGGATAGCGATCGGCCAGCCAGTCCAGTTGCACCAGTTCCAATAGTTCATGCACACGCTGACGAATCTGGGCTTCGGGCAAACGCTGCTTACGCGGTTTGATACGCAGACCGAAGGCAACATTTTCAAACACCGTCATATGACGGAACAAGGCATAGTGCTGGAACACAAAACCCACCTGGCGATCACGCGTGCCCACGGCGGCTACATCCTTGCCGTTGATCAGCACCTGACCCGCATCCGCATATTCCAGGCCAGCCACGATACGCAGCAAGGTTGTCTTGCCGCAGCCAGAAGGCCCCAGCAAGGCCACCAGCTCGCCCGCTGGAAAATCCAATGTCACATCACCCAGTGCGGTAAACGCACCAAACTGTTTAGATAGATGACGAACTTCGATACTCATAATGAACTCCGAATGCGATCATCCGTGATGACCGTCTTGAACCATTTTGCGCTCGGCCCACAATTTAAGCGCCAACGTCAGTAAAGCCAAGACTGCCAACACCGAAGCCGCCGCAAACGCGCCCACCGTGTGATAGTCGTTGTACTCAATCTCTACATGCAAAGGCAGCGTGTTGGTCTGGCCCCGTATATGGCCCGACAGCACCGACACCGCCCCAAATTCGCCCATGGCACGGGCATTGCATAGAATCACGCCATACAGCAGTCCCCACTTGATCTTGGGCAGCGTTACCCGCCAGAACATCTGTCTGCCATTGGCCCCCAGCACCCGCGCAGCCTGTTCTTCCTCACTGCCCTGCATTTGCATCAGTGGAATCAACTCGCGCGCCACGAAGGGAAAAGTGACAAACAAAGTCGCCAGGACCAAACCGGGCAAAGCAAAGACGATACGAATGTTGTTGGCATCCAGCCAGTCCCAAAACGGGCCCTGTCGACCAAAAATCAGCAAGAACATCAAACCGGCAATCACGGGCGATACCGAAAATGGCAAGTCGATCAAGGTGGTCAACAGGCTTTTGCCACGAAACTCAAAACGAGCAATGGCCCAAGACGCCGCCAAGCCAAATGCAATATTCAACGGCACCGCAATCACGGCAACCAGAACCGTCAGGCTGGCCGCATGCCAGGTATCGCTCTGGCTCAAGGCGGACAGATACGGCATGATGCCCCGGCTAAAGGCCGTCATGAACACCAGGATCAAGGGCAGCAGCAAGAACAGCACAAAGAACAGCACGGCAATGCCAATCAGTATGGCTTTGACGGCCGGGCCTTCATCCTGCGCCGCCCGCAAACGTGCCGTCTGTACCGGCACCGCTTGCACAGCGGTGTCTATTGTCAGGCTGCTCATCGTGCGCCCTCCAAAGATAAAGGCGCTGCTACCTTTGCCGCTTTAGCACTAGCCTGCCCTGAGTGACGCGACTGCAAATACCACTGCAAACGGTTGATCGCCAACAGAATGATGAAGGACAACACCATCATCAGGACAGCCAAGGCCGAAGCTCCCGCATAGTCAAACTGCTCCAGCTTGATCACGATAAGCAAAGGCGTAATTTCCGAGACCATAGGGACGTTACCAGCAATGAAAATCACCGAACCGTACTCACCCACCGCACGAGCAAAAGCCAGGGCCACGCCCGTCAAGCAGGCAGGCAAAATGGCGGGCAAAATGACCTTGGTGACCGTCTGGAAGCGATCCGCCCCCAAACACGCACTAACCTCTTCCTGTTCCTGCTCCAGTTCTTCAAGAACCGGCTGCACGGTACGCACAACAAAAGGCAGGCCAATAAACACCAGGGCGATCAGTACCCCCCAAGGGGTAAACGCAATCTGCCCTACATAAGGTTCAGCCCAGGAACCGATCCAGCCGGTAGGCGCATAAATAGCGGCCAGTGAAATACCGGCTACCGACGTGGGCAGGGCAAAGGGAAGATCAATCAAAGCATCCACGATGCGGCGTCCAGGAAAACGGTATCGCACCAGAACCCAAGCCAGAACCAAGCCGAACACACCATTGATCAACGCCGCCAACGCGGCCATGCCAAAGGTCAATTTCAAAGAAGCCAAGACACGCGCGGCACTAATGGTTTCCCAAAACGCCGACCAGCCCATAGAGGTGGTCTTGAGCACAACAGCAGACAAGGGAATCAGCACAATCAGGCTTAAATAACTGATGGATAAACCCATCGTCAGCCCAAAGCCTGGTAAAGCCCGCTGCTTGCGCACAGCGGGCAAAAATCCCCACAGACGAGCCTGTAACATCGGACGGTCCTCGGTGATAGTAGGGTTATCTGCTCAAGTAGATGCTGTCGAACACGCCGCCATCCGCAAAGTGCTTGGCTTGCACCTGTGTCCAGCCACCCAGCTCATCATCCACCTTATACAACTTCAACGCCGGAAACTGATCGCGGTACTTAGCGGCCACCGACTCCAGGCGAGGACGGTAAAAATGACGTGCGGCGATTTCCTGCCCTTGCGGGCTATACAGATATTCCAGATAGGCTTGGGCCACTTTTTCTGTGCCATGCTTGGCGACATTAGTGTCAAGCAATGCCACAGGCGGCTCGGCCAGAATGCTGCTGGAAGGCACCACAATATCGAAGCGATCAGGCCCCAGATCCTTCACCGACAAGAGAGCCTCGTTTTCCCAGGCAATCAATACATCGCCAATGCCCCGCTCCACAAAAGTTGTGGTCGATCCACGCGCACCGGAATCCAGCACGCTGACGTTGCGATACAGTTTGGCCACAAAATCTCGGGCCTGCGCTTCATCCCCATTACCTTGCTTCAAGGCGTACAACCAAGCGGCCAGATAATTCCAGCGCGCCCCTGCCGAGGTTTTAGGATTAGGCGT
Protein-coding sequences here:
- a CDS encoding sulfate ABC transporter substrate-binding protein, which encodes MKRIQQKWKGVRAGALLALVLAAATAVAAEVSILNVSYDPTRELYAEFNKAFQAHYKEQTGDSVVIRSSHGGSSKQARTVIDGVPADVVTLGIASDIDQIAQSGLLDKGWQARLPDNSTPYTSTIVLLVRKGNPKGIHDWNDLIRSDVKVVTPNPKTSAGARWNYLAAWLYALKQGNGDEAQARDFVAKLYRNVSVLDSGARGSTTTFVERGIGDVLIAWENEALLSVKDLGPDRFDIVVPSSSILAEPPVALLDTNVAKHGTEKVAQAYLEYLYSPQGQEIAARHFYRPRLESVAAKYRDQFPALKLYKVDDELGGWTQVQAKHFADGGVFDSIYLSR
- the cysW gene encoding sulfate ABC transporter permease subunit CysW; its protein translation is MSSLTIDTAVQAVPVQTARLRAAQDEGPAVKAILIGIAVLFFVLFLLLPLILVFMTAFSRGIMPYLSALSQSDTWHAASLTVLVAVIAVPLNIAFGLAASWAIARFEFRGKSLLTTLIDLPFSVSPVIAGLMFLLIFGRQGPFWDWLDANNIRIVFALPGLVLATLFVTFPFVARELIPLMQMQGSEEEQAARVLGANGRQMFWRVTLPKIKWGLLYGVILCNARAMGEFGAVSVLSGHIRGQTNTLPLHVEIEYNDYHTVGAFAAASVLAVLALLTLALKLWAERKMVQDGHHG
- the cysT gene encoding sulfate ABC transporter permease subunit CysT; the protein is MLQARLWGFLPAVRKQRALPGFGLTMGLSISYLSLIVLIPLSAVVLKTTSMGWSAFWETISAARVLASLKLTFGMAALAALINGVFGLVLAWVLVRYRFPGRRIVDALIDLPFALPTSVAGISLAAIYAPTGWIGSWAEPYVGQIAFTPWGVLIALVFIGLPFVVRTVQPVLEELEQEQEEVSACLGADRFQTVTKVILPAILPACLTGVALAFARAVGEYGSVIFIAGNVPMVSEITPLLIVIKLEQFDYAGASALAVLMMVLSFIILLAINRLQWYLQSRHSGQASAKAAKVAAPLSLEGAR